A section of the Oscarella lobularis chromosome 15, ooOscLobu1.1, whole genome shotgun sequence genome encodes:
- the LOC136195854 gene encoding uncharacterized protein isoform X1 yields the protein MLCSSPQRSSYFSIAICLAAATAFAVSPTESFSEAVENAENETRCFGYCIPEYKHNSLMKRRCLSLCQKPRIFRNESFCRETCEYAQLQTSEDFEGDCKESCLFLGTFPQNANDDFIVMKFAEVNGSFLRWDSNNDHAWFTPLYAVVGESDWHPLFPLHGKYINLEELLDNGYLRCNTSYLFQIGPFQRKGPRGKYAMAKDPYRTKCSKTWNTRCHAKEECIPDQCRNFSHSVRVDLIRDDVSNRSSWVEWDDEDCSDVRARKRIAWNVTRQIKGNVCLMLHAKAKSNCYHFFDRWYPLPQDVNEFWLDDLLPGCKITVEMHALVENETFVFDRKDDVSVTFHVPHLGSDRCNRFDYSLKFLESQVDGRLVPLAIKFKIRRDMVLRISASDGSFNDTKMRTTDNLHWSWQPLCARINVTFFVRHLTKRLLLIDWNVTHSTCPPTSQAETKKDDTGDAASSDFPLVIVVSVGVSVLVVVLIVVFAVVYVRLEKRRYSTAAEKRMQLPDYRPPMALPLFDPTSEPPDEWEIRPEDLRLLDVMGKGFFGVVLRAEVSHRAEAPLMTQKRLSMKLRRDPSMRRRSSTSRKIRTLVACKMLKEKGTYEDQMELLEEIKLMKRIGQHEHVVSMIACITKSHPVCLIVEYCSHGDLSSYLKKGRGHCFSEKRKQSIACDHEDYILRMRRPSHSYADIRGKVNEDERHVKFTSLDLLSFVWQIASGMEYLSGKGLVHRDLACRNVLVVDEKLLKVSDFGLTRAVHQDGIYPQKTTRRLPLRWMSVEAIADRLFTEQSDVWSFGVVMWEICTLGSFPYSSVSTKDLLSHLRTGGRLERPDNCSEELYDMMSKCWCTEPESRPAFSLLAKNLGKLLEEEQPTRYLQLDFSSSCKMWDLELAGTELGEMEADAGKDAIVSGAATIMMQEVPGSNDDADDS from the exons ATGCTCTGTTCTTCTCCACAACGCTCCAGCTACTTTTCAATCGCTATTTGTCTAGCCGCCGCGACGGCTTTCGCCGTCTCGCCGACCGAATCCTTCAGCGAAGCCGtcgaaaacgccgaaaacgaaacgcgGTGCTTTGGCTACTGCATACCGGAGTACAAGCAC AATAGCCTAATGAAACGACGG tGCTTGAGTCTTTGCCAAAAGCCGCGAATCTTTCGCAACGAAAGTTTCTGTAGGGAAACGTGCGAG TACGCACAACTCCAGACCAGCGAGGACTTCGAGGGAGATTGCAAGGAATCGTGCCTGTTTCTCGGAACATTTCCGCAGA ATGCAAACGACGATTTTATCGTCATGAAGTTCGCCGAAGTGAACGGATCGTTTCTGCGTTGGGACAGCAACAACGATCACGCCTGGTTTACGCCGCTgtacgccgtcgtcggcgagagcgATTGGCATCCATTGTTTCCACTgcac GGAAAGTATATTAATTTAGAGGAGCTACTGGACAACGGCTACCTGAGATGCAATACGAGTTATCTATTTCAAATCGGTCCGTTTCAGCGGAAGGGACCTAGAGGCAAATACGCGATGGCTAAGGATCCTTATAGAACAA agtGTTCGAAGACGTGGAATACGAGGTGTCATGCAAAGGAGGAGTGCATTCCCGATCAATGCCGAAACTTCTCCCATTCCGTTCGAGTTGATTTGAtccgcgacgacgtttcgaatcgatcgtcgtGGGTCGAATGGGACGACGAAGATTGCTCGGACGTGCGAGCGCGCAAACGAATCGCGTGGAACGTCACGCGACAGATCAAGGGAAACGTTTGCTTGATGCTCCACGCGAAGGCAAAGTCGAATTGCTATCACTTTTTTGACCGATGGTATCCCCTACCCCAG GACGTTAACGAATTTTGGTTGGATGATCTGCTGCCTGGTTGTAAGATAACGGTGGAA ATGCACGCGTTGGTGGAGAACGAGACGTTCGTCTTCGaccgaaaagacgacgtttccgtGACGTTTCACGTTCCGC acTTAGGAAGCGATCGCTGCAACCGATTCGACTATTCGCTCAAGTTTCTCGAGAGTCAGGTGGACGGTCGCCTGGTTCCTCTCGCgatcaaattcaaaatacgAAGAGACATGGTTCTCCGAATCAGTGCCTCCGACGGCTCTTTCAACGATACGAAAATGAGAACGACCGATAATCTCCATTGGTCCTGGCAGCCGCTCTGCGCTCGCATCAACGTGACG ttcTTTGTGAGACATCTGACCAAACGTTTGCTGTTGATAGATTGGAACGTGACGCACAGTACCT GTCCTCCGACGTCGCAAGCTGAAACGAAGAAAG ACGATACTGGCGACGCAGCGAGTTCCGACTTTCCTCTGGttatcgtcgtctccgttgGTGTctccgttctcgtcgtcgttctcatcgtcgttttcgccgtcgtctaCGTCCGTCTCGAGAAGCGACGCTACTCAACGGCggcagaaaaacgaatgcAATTGCCCGACTATCGTCCGCCGATGGCCTTGCCCTTGTTCGATCCGACGTCCGAGCCGCCCGACGAGTGGGAAATCAGGCCCGAGGACTTGCGACTGCTCGACGTGATGGGCAAGGGtttcttcggcgtcgttcttcgGGCCGAAGTGAGTCACCGAGCGGAGGCGCCGCTTATGACGCAGAAAAGGCTCAGCATGAAGTTGAGACGCGATCCGTCGATGAGGCGTCGGAGTAGCACGTCCCGAAAGATCAGGACATTGGTCGCTTGTAAAATGCTTAAAG AAAAGGGGACGTACGAGGATCAGATGGAGCTATTGGAGGAAATCAAGTTGATGAAACGCATTGGGCAACACGAACATGTAGTGAGCATGATCGCTTGCATAACGAAAAGCCATCCCGTGTGCCTGATTGTCGAATACTGTTCCCACGGCGACCTAAGCAGTTATCTCAAGAAAGGAAGAGGCCAT TGCTTTtcggaaaaacgaaaacaatcAATAGCGTGTGACCACGAG GATTATATATTACGTATGCGTCGACCTTCGCATTCTTATGCAGACATACGTGGCAAAgtgaacgaagacgaacgcCATGTCAAATTCACCTCCCTTGATCTATTGTCGTTCGTTTGGCAAATTGCGTCGGGAATG GAATATCTGTCGGGAAAGGGTCTCGTTCACCGGGACTTGGCCTGCCGAAacgtgctcgtcgtcgacgaaaagctACTCAAAGTGTCCGACTTCGGCCTGACGCGAGCCGTCCACCAGGACGGCATATATCcgcagaagacgacgcgacgtctTCCCCTTCGATGGATGTCCGTCGAAGCCATCGCCGACCGCCTCTTCACCGAACAAAGCGACGT atgGTCTTTTGGGGTCGTCATGTGGGAAATATGCACTCTAG GTAGTTTTCCCTATTCCTCCGTTTCAACAAAGGATCTTCTGTCTCATCTACGCACGGGCGGGCGTCTAGAACGGCCGGACAATTGCTCGGAAGAACT GTATGACATGATGTCAAAATGTTGGTGCACCGAGCCGGAGAGTCGTCCGGCGTTCAGCCTTCTTGCCAAGAACCTGGGAAAACTGCTCGAAGAAGAGCAGCCGACGAGGTACCTCCAGCTCGATTTTAGCTCTTCCTGCAAGATGTGGGATCTTGAATTGGCCGGAACCGAGTTGGGCGAGATGGAGGCAGACGCTGGAAAAGATGCAATCGTCTCCGGCGCTGCGACGATTATGATGCAGGAAGTACCTGgctcaaacgacgacgctgacgATTCCTAg
- the LOC136195854 gene encoding uncharacterized protein isoform X2 — translation MLCSSPQRSSYFSIAICLAAATAFAVSPTESFSEAVENAENETRCFGYCIPEYKHNSLMKRRCLSLCQKPRIFRNESFCRETCEYAQLQTSEDFEGDCKESCLFLGTFPQNANDDFIVMKFAEVNGSFLRWDSNNDHAWFTPLYAVVGESDWHPLFPLHGKYINLEELLDNGYLRCNTSYLFQIGPFQRKGPRGKYAMAKDPYRTKCSKTWNTRCHAKEECIPDQCRNFSHSVRVDLIRDDVSNRSSWVEWDDEDCSDVRARKRIAWNVTRQIKGNVCLMLHAKAKSNCYHFFDRWYPLPQDVNEFWLDDLLPGCKITVEMHALVENETFVFDRKDDVSVTFHVPHLGSDRCNRFDYSLKFLESQVDGRLVPLAIKFKIRRDMVLRISASDGSFNDTKMRTTDNLHWSWQPLCARINVTFFVRHLTKRLLLIDWNVTHSPPTSQAETKKDDTGDAASSDFPLVIVVSVGVSVLVVVLIVVFAVVYVRLEKRRYSTAAEKRMQLPDYRPPMALPLFDPTSEPPDEWEIRPEDLRLLDVMGKGFFGVVLRAEVSHRAEAPLMTQKRLSMKLRRDPSMRRRSSTSRKIRTLVACKMLKEKGTYEDQMELLEEIKLMKRIGQHEHVVSMIACITKSHPVCLIVEYCSHGDLSSYLKKGRGHCFSEKRKQSIACDHEDYILRMRRPSHSYADIRGKVNEDERHVKFTSLDLLSFVWQIASGMEYLSGKGLVHRDLACRNVLVVDEKLLKVSDFGLTRAVHQDGIYPQKTTRRLPLRWMSVEAIADRLFTEQSDVWSFGVVMWEICTLGSFPYSSVSTKDLLSHLRTGGRLERPDNCSEELYDMMSKCWCTEPESRPAFSLLAKNLGKLLEEEQPTRYLQLDFSSSCKMWDLELAGTELGEMEADAGKDAIVSGAATIMMQEVPGSNDDADDS, via the exons ATGCTCTGTTCTTCTCCACAACGCTCCAGCTACTTTTCAATCGCTATTTGTCTAGCCGCCGCGACGGCTTTCGCCGTCTCGCCGACCGAATCCTTCAGCGAAGCCGtcgaaaacgccgaaaacgaaacgcgGTGCTTTGGCTACTGCATACCGGAGTACAAGCAC AATAGCCTAATGAAACGACGG tGCTTGAGTCTTTGCCAAAAGCCGCGAATCTTTCGCAACGAAAGTTTCTGTAGGGAAACGTGCGAG TACGCACAACTCCAGACCAGCGAGGACTTCGAGGGAGATTGCAAGGAATCGTGCCTGTTTCTCGGAACATTTCCGCAGA ATGCAAACGACGATTTTATCGTCATGAAGTTCGCCGAAGTGAACGGATCGTTTCTGCGTTGGGACAGCAACAACGATCACGCCTGGTTTACGCCGCTgtacgccgtcgtcggcgagagcgATTGGCATCCATTGTTTCCACTgcac GGAAAGTATATTAATTTAGAGGAGCTACTGGACAACGGCTACCTGAGATGCAATACGAGTTATCTATTTCAAATCGGTCCGTTTCAGCGGAAGGGACCTAGAGGCAAATACGCGATGGCTAAGGATCCTTATAGAACAA agtGTTCGAAGACGTGGAATACGAGGTGTCATGCAAAGGAGGAGTGCATTCCCGATCAATGCCGAAACTTCTCCCATTCCGTTCGAGTTGATTTGAtccgcgacgacgtttcgaatcgatcgtcgtGGGTCGAATGGGACGACGAAGATTGCTCGGACGTGCGAGCGCGCAAACGAATCGCGTGGAACGTCACGCGACAGATCAAGGGAAACGTTTGCTTGATGCTCCACGCGAAGGCAAAGTCGAATTGCTATCACTTTTTTGACCGATGGTATCCCCTACCCCAG GACGTTAACGAATTTTGGTTGGATGATCTGCTGCCTGGTTGTAAGATAACGGTGGAA ATGCACGCGTTGGTGGAGAACGAGACGTTCGTCTTCGaccgaaaagacgacgtttccgtGACGTTTCACGTTCCGC acTTAGGAAGCGATCGCTGCAACCGATTCGACTATTCGCTCAAGTTTCTCGAGAGTCAGGTGGACGGTCGCCTGGTTCCTCTCGCgatcaaattcaaaatacgAAGAGACATGGTTCTCCGAATCAGTGCCTCCGACGGCTCTTTCAACGATACGAAAATGAGAACGACCGATAATCTCCATTGGTCCTGGCAGCCGCTCTGCGCTCGCATCAACGTGACG ttcTTTGTGAGACATCTGACCAAACGTTTGCTGTTGATAGATTGGAACGTGACGCACA GTCCTCCGACGTCGCAAGCTGAAACGAAGAAAG ACGATACTGGCGACGCAGCGAGTTCCGACTTTCCTCTGGttatcgtcgtctccgttgGTGTctccgttctcgtcgtcgttctcatcgtcgttttcgccgtcgtctaCGTCCGTCTCGAGAAGCGACGCTACTCAACGGCggcagaaaaacgaatgcAATTGCCCGACTATCGTCCGCCGATGGCCTTGCCCTTGTTCGATCCGACGTCCGAGCCGCCCGACGAGTGGGAAATCAGGCCCGAGGACTTGCGACTGCTCGACGTGATGGGCAAGGGtttcttcggcgtcgttcttcgGGCCGAAGTGAGTCACCGAGCGGAGGCGCCGCTTATGACGCAGAAAAGGCTCAGCATGAAGTTGAGACGCGATCCGTCGATGAGGCGTCGGAGTAGCACGTCCCGAAAGATCAGGACATTGGTCGCTTGTAAAATGCTTAAAG AAAAGGGGACGTACGAGGATCAGATGGAGCTATTGGAGGAAATCAAGTTGATGAAACGCATTGGGCAACACGAACATGTAGTGAGCATGATCGCTTGCATAACGAAAAGCCATCCCGTGTGCCTGATTGTCGAATACTGTTCCCACGGCGACCTAAGCAGTTATCTCAAGAAAGGAAGAGGCCAT TGCTTTtcggaaaaacgaaaacaatcAATAGCGTGTGACCACGAG GATTATATATTACGTATGCGTCGACCTTCGCATTCTTATGCAGACATACGTGGCAAAgtgaacgaagacgaacgcCATGTCAAATTCACCTCCCTTGATCTATTGTCGTTCGTTTGGCAAATTGCGTCGGGAATG GAATATCTGTCGGGAAAGGGTCTCGTTCACCGGGACTTGGCCTGCCGAAacgtgctcgtcgtcgacgaaaagctACTCAAAGTGTCCGACTTCGGCCTGACGCGAGCCGTCCACCAGGACGGCATATATCcgcagaagacgacgcgacgtctTCCCCTTCGATGGATGTCCGTCGAAGCCATCGCCGACCGCCTCTTCACCGAACAAAGCGACGT atgGTCTTTTGGGGTCGTCATGTGGGAAATATGCACTCTAG GTAGTTTTCCCTATTCCTCCGTTTCAACAAAGGATCTTCTGTCTCATCTACGCACGGGCGGGCGTCTAGAACGGCCGGACAATTGCTCGGAAGAACT GTATGACATGATGTCAAAATGTTGGTGCACCGAGCCGGAGAGTCGTCCGGCGTTCAGCCTTCTTGCCAAGAACCTGGGAAAACTGCTCGAAGAAGAGCAGCCGACGAGGTACCTCCAGCTCGATTTTAGCTCTTCCTGCAAGATGTGGGATCTTGAATTGGCCGGAACCGAGTTGGGCGAGATGGAGGCAGACGCTGGAAAAGATGCAATCGTCTCCGGCGCTGCGACGATTATGATGCAGGAAGTACCTGgctcaaacgacgacgctgacgATTCCTAg